The sequence below is a genomic window from Clostridium sp. BJN0001.
TTAATCCATTTCCAAAGGTACGATATACAGAAAGACCTGATACTGCAGCGGCACATATTGTTGAAGGCAAGATTGTAATTTTAATAGATAATTCCCCTATTGCGATAATACTTCCAACTGGAATTTTTGATTTTACTCAAGATATTAATGATTATTTTTTCCCACTTTTTACAGGAAATTATCTTAAGCTCATGAGAAATCTTACATTATTATTTACAATTATACTTACTCCTTTATATGTGCTATATATAGATGGTCATATACTTCTGCCGGAATATTTTGATTTTTTAAAGCCAAAAGATGTTTACCAAATACCTATGTTTTTACAATTTATGATACTTGAACTTTCAATTGATGCACTAAAACTTGCATCTCTTAACACGCCAAGCACACTAGGAAGTTCTCTTTCAATAGTTGGAGGTCTTATTATAGGTGAATATACTGTCTCAACAGGATGGTTTACAAATCAATCAATACTTTATATGGCTGTTGTTGCAATCGCAGGATTTTCACAGCCAAGTATAGAAATGGGGTTTGCACTTAAATTTATGAGAATGATGATTCTTTTATTATCTGGTTTATTTAATTGGTGGGGATTTATAGGCGGAATTATCGCAATGATAACTATAATGGCATCTACAAAAACAGTTATTGGGGAGCCATACTTTTATCCTCTCATTCCATTTAACTGGAAAAAATTAAAGAATTTAATTTTTAGAACTCGTTTATCTAAAAATACTCAATAAAAAAACAAGACTACTAAAGTAGTCTTGTTCCTTCTTTATTCTGCTCTATTAATTTCTTTTTCATAAGTCCACCAAGTGCTATTTTAAAATAATTTTTACTTGTATTAAACTCTTTTCTTATGTCTTGTGAAGAACTTTTGTCACAAAATGGCATAGCTCCACCGTTTCTTTTTAAATACTCTATTATTTGTTTTTCTAATACATCACGAGATTCAAGTCTTGTTTTTCTTGGAGTTACTCCTATTGTTCCATCTTCATATATTCTTTTTACTCTAACCTTTATTTCATCTCCAGGATATATATATGTATAATGTTCATTTGCTAAAATGAGTCCCTTGTATTTTCCATCTATTAAAACATCAAGGCTTCCTGAACTTGTTGTATCATATATAGTAGCTGTAACTTCATCTGTTACTTTATATGATCCTTCTTCAGCAATTTCTATATAATCTTCTATTCTAGTAGTTCCTGCAAGTCTTT
It includes:
- a CDS encoding spore germination protein, with the translated sequence MDISNSIDKNLDLIHNILPVKKSYDIVERTFVFGGKKAVTYFINGFIKDDIMEEILRRLLSINNQTMDSFNTIEEFMTNEIPHVSVVKEKDIDKIVFSLLCGQTILYVDSFDYFIILDLRTYPGRDSAEPAKEKTLRGSKDAFVEKLVLNSALIRRQIRDPNLIFEVHTVGTVSKTDVCITYLKDTYNKKAYDLIMNSLNKVDVRALTVGAQSLVDTMQKKNFFNPFPKVRYTERPDTAAAHIVEGKIVILIDNSPIAIILPTGIFDFTQDINDYFFPLFTGNYLKLMRNLTLLFTIILTPLYVLYIDGHILLPEYFDFLKPKDVYQIPMFLQFMILELSIDALKLASLNTPSTLGSSLSIVGGLIIGEYTVSTGWFTNQSILYMAVVAIAGFSQPSIEMGFALKFMRMMILLLSGLFNWWGFIGGIIAMITIMASTKTVIGEPYFYPLIPFNWKKLKNLIFRTRLSKNTQ
- a CDS encoding S1-like domain-containing RNA-binding protein — protein: MVDIGNYCKLKVIKKVDFGYYLEADDEEILLPNNSVVGEEPEIDDYVTVFIYRDSSDRIISTMKKPYFSVGEIAMLNIVSITDIGAFADFGLERDLFIPMKEQKYTLVENKKYPIAMYVDKTERLAGTTRIEDYIEIAEEGSYKVTDEVTATIYDTTSSGSLDVLIDGKYKGLILANEHYTYIYPGDEIKVRVKRIYEDGTIGVTPRKTRLESRDVLEKQIIEYLKRNGGAMPFCDKSSSQDIRKEFNTSKNYFKIALGGLMKKKLIEQNKEGTRLL